CCCCTCGTCCCGTGCCTCTACTCCGGCCCGTACGACCTGGACACGGTCCTCGCGCACGCCAGCGGCCGGGAGACCGTCTCCGGGCGCGAGACGCACCTGCGGGAGGGCGTCGTCATCCGACCCGCCACCGAGCGGTACAGCCCGGTCGTCGGCGGCCGGGCGATCGCCAAGGCGGTCAGCCCGGCCTACCTGACCAGGAAGGGCGGCACGGAGTTCGAGTGACCGGACCTGCCCGGAGCCTCAGAGCTTCCTGAACAGGCCCTCCTGGACCACCGACACGAGGAGCCGGCCCTCGCGGTCGTAGATCCGGCCCCGCGCGAGCCCCCGGCCGCCGGTCGCGATGGGCGACTCCTGGTCGTAGAGGAACCACTCGTCGGCGCGGAACGGCCGGTGGAACCACATCGCGTGGTCCAGCGACGCCATGTCGAAGCCGCGCGGACCCCACAGGGGCTCCACGGGGATCCGCACCGCGTCCAGGAGCGTCATGTCCGAGGCGTACGTCAGCGCGCAGGTGTGGACCAGCGGGTCGTCGCCGAGCGGCCCCACGGCCCGCATCCACACCGCGCTGCGCGGATCCGCGCCCGTGACCTCGTCCTGGGTCCAGCGCAGCCGGTCCACGTACCGGATGTCGAAGGGCTGCCGGCGGGCCATCCGCTCCAGGGCCTCCGGCAGCGCGCCCAGGTGCTGGCGGATCTCGTCGGCGAGGTTCGGCAGGCTCTCGGGGTCGGTGAGGTGCCGTGGCGGCAGCTGATGCTCGAAGGCGCCGTCCTCCGGCTTGTGGAAGGAGGCCGTCAGATTGAAGATCGTCCGCCCCTCCTGGACCGCCGTGACCCGGCGGGTCGTGAACGACCGGCCGTCCCGCACCCGCTCCACCTGGTACACGATCGGCACGCCGGGCCGGCCGGGACGCAGGAAGTAGGCGTGCAGCGAGTGCACCGGCCGGTCGCCCTCGGTGGTCCGGCCGGCCGCGACGAGGGCCTGCCCGGCGACCTGCCCGCCGAAGACCCGTTGCAGCGACTCCTGCGGGCTCCGCCCACGGAAGATGTTGACCTCGATCCGCTCCAGATCGAGCAGATCGACGAGCCTCTCGGCGGGGTTGGTCACGACCGGTCTCTCCTCTACAGCTGTCCGACGGACGTCACGCGGACCACCGCGCGGCCCTCCTCGTCGGAGGCCGCGAGATCCACCTCCGCGCTGACGCCCCAGTCATGGTCGCCGTTCGGGTCGGCGAAGGTCTGCCGGACGCGCCACAGGCCGTGCGCCGCGTCCTCCTCGATGGCGAGGAGCTTCGGGCCGCGCGCGTCCGGCCCCGTACCGAGGTCGTCGTACTCGTCCCAGTACGCGTCCATCGCCTCGCCCCACGCGTCCGCGTCCCAGCCGGACGCCGCGTCGAGCTCGCCCAGCGCGTCCACGTTGTCGAGGGCCGCCAGTTCCACCCGGCGGAACATCGCGTTGCGCACGAGGACCCGGAAGGCGCGGGCGTTCGCCGTGACCGGCTTGACCTGGTCGGCCTTCTCCTGGGCCTCCTCGGCCGTCTGGACCTCCGGGTTGGCCAGCTGCTCCCACTCGTCGAGCAGCGAGGAGTCCACCTGCCTCACCATCTCGCCGAGCCAGGCGATCAGGTCCTCCAGGTCCTCGGTCTTCAGGTCGTCCGGGATGGTGTGGTCGAGCGCCTTGTACGCGCTCGCGAGGTAACGAAGGACGATGCCCTCGGTCCGCGCCAGCTCGTACCAGGACGTGAACTCGGTGAACGTCATGGCGCGTTCGTACATGTCACGGATGACCGACTTCGGCGACACCGGGTGGTCGCCGACCCACGGGTGGGACTTCCGGTAGACGTCGTACGCGTGCCAGAGGAGCTCCTCCAGCGGCTTCGGGTACGAGATCTCCTGGAGCCGCTCCATCCGCTCCTCGTACTCGACGCCGTCGCGCTTCATCTGCCCGACGGCCTCACCGCGCGCCTTGTTCTGCATCGCGGCGAGGATCTGGCGCGGGTCGTCGAGCGTCGACTCCACCACCGACACCATGTCGAGGGCGTACGACGGGGACTCCGGGTCCAGCAGGTCGAAGGCGGCGAGCGCGAACGTCGACAGCGGCTGGTTGAGCGCGAAGTCCTGCTGGAGGTCGACGGTCAGCCGGATCGTGCGGCCC
The sequence above is a segment of the Streptomyces sp. NBC_01255 genome. Coding sequences within it:
- a CDS encoding acyl-CoA thioesterase is translated as MTNPAERLVDLLDLERIEVNIFRGRSPQESLQRVFGGQVAGQALVAAGRTTEGDRPVHSLHAYFLRPGRPGVPIVYQVERVRDGRSFTTRRVTAVQEGRTIFNLTASFHKPEDGAFEHQLPPRHLTDPESLPNLADEIRQHLGALPEALERMARRQPFDIRYVDRLRWTQDEVTGADPRSAVWMRAVGPLGDDPLVHTCALTYASDMTLLDAVRIPVEPLWGPRGFDMASLDHAMWFHRPFRADEWFLYDQESPIATGGRGLARGRIYDREGRLLVSVVQEGLFRKL